The Thermomicrobiales bacterium genome includes the window CCACCGCGCCGGATTGTTGGCAATGTACTCCCTGATTCGATCCAGGTCGGCATCGGTGCGGATGACATGGTCGTAGAACGATCGTTGCCACAATGAAATCCCCTCTGGCTGTGGCATCCGGTTGATTTGGCGAGTCACCCGTCCCTTGAAGCCGGAAACGATGGTCGAAAGTCCGTGGGGTTGTTCATTGTCCACCGAATGAATTG containing:
- a CDS encoding transposase → IHSVDNEQPHGLSTIVSGFKGRVTRQINRMPQPEGISLWQRSFYDHVIRTDADLDRIREYIANNPARWMDDRFHT